A DNA window from Actinomycetota bacterium contains the following coding sequences:
- a CDS encoding site-specific integrase encodes MSGDRGPTVRETVDIFVAGIADGSIRDRSGRIYKPSTRRGYQRELRGRVVEAFGGSRLRELTLPDTQRWADGLAACGLAPATVRNVVTALRALYGWALPRGMATVNPTVGLRLPT; translated from the coding sequence GCGGGCCGACCGTCCGCGAGACCGTAGACATATTCGTCGCCGGGATCGCTGACGGTTCGATCCGCGACCGCTCGGGCCGCATCTACAAGCCATCGACCAGACGCGGCTACCAGCGGGAGCTGCGCGGTCGGGTCGTCGAGGCATTCGGCGGCTCCAGGCTCCGGGAGCTGACCCTCCCTGACACGCAGCGCTGGGCCGACGGGCTCGCCGCCTGCGGGCTCGCGCCGGCGACCGTGCGCAACGTCGTGACCGCGCTCCGCGCGCTCTACGGGTGGGCGCTGCCGCGCGGCATGGCGACTGTCAACCCGACCGTCGGCCTGCGCCTCCCGACCG